A region of the Candidatus Palauibacter polyketidifaciens genome:
ATGACGGGCGGAGGGCAACCATCGATCGAAGGAGCGGCGAGCATGCGCAAGGTGATGCTGGTCACTGGAGCTTCGGCCGGGATCGGCCGGGAGGCGGCCATCCTGCTGGCTCGCGAGGGCCACGCGGTGTACGCGGGCGCCCGCCGGCTGGACCGCATGCAGGAGTTGGTTGCACACGGGATCTTCCCCATCGAGATGGACGTCACGGAGGAGGACGACAACGAGCGGGCCGTGAGCCGGATCCTCGAGAACGAGGGCCGCATCGACGTCCTCATCAACAACGCGGGGTTCGGCCTCTACGGGCCCGTCGAGGAAATCCCGCTCGAAGACGCACGGTACCAGTTCGAGGTGAACCTGTTCGGCCTCGCCCACCTCACCCGGCTCGTCCTGCCGCACATGCGGGCGCAGCGCTCGGGCCGGATCGTCAACGTCTCGTCCGTGGTGGGGAAGATCTTCGTGCCTCTCGGGGCCTGGTACGTCGCCACCAAGCACGCGCTTGAGGGGTGGTCGGACTGCCTCCGGCTCGAGACCGCGCCGTTCAACATCCCGGTCGTCCTCGTCGAACCCGGCGCGATCCGGACGGAGTTCTTCGACGTGACCAGGGGACGGTTGAAGGAGTACTACGACGACACCGCATACAAGACGCAGTTCGAACCGTTCCTCAGGATGTTCGAAGATCCGAAAGCCAGGGACCGGAGCACGGAGGCCCACGTACTCGGCGAAGTGCTGGTGGAGGCCGCCACGATCCCCAGGCCTCGCCGCAGATACGTCAAGGGCCACATGGCGCGGCCCGCGCTCTTCATCAGGAAGTGGCTCGGCGACGGCGTCTACGAATTCCTGCTGCGCCGGGCGTTCCGATGACCGCGCGGGCGTGGCGACCGGTGGCGTTCGCGGCCGTGGTGGCGGCGTGCGGCGGACCCGCGCCGCCGGACGGTGCGTTCCTCACCCGAGCGGAGCGCACGGCGTACCGCGAGACGAGTTCGTACGCCGATGTCGTAGATTTTATGCAGCGCGCGGCGGCGAGCGATGCATCCGTTCACTACACGACGTACGGATACACGAACGAGGGGCGGGCGCTTCCCCTGGCGGTGGTGGGCGATGTCGAAGGTCCGGATCCGGCGTCGGTCCGGGCTTCCGGGAAGACGGTCGTCTACCTGCAGGGCAACATCCACGCCGGGGAGGTCTGCGGGAAGGAGGCGCTCCAGATGCTGCTGCGCGACCTCCTGGCCGGCCGCCACGGCGGATGGCGGGAGTCGATGGTCCTCCTCATCGCCCCCATCTACAACGCGGACGGCAACGAACGGGTGAGCCTCGTGAACCGCGGCCGGCAGTACGGCCCGGTCGGGGGAATGGGCCAGCGGCCGAACGCCCAGGGTTATGACCTGAACCGCGATCACATGAAGCTCGACTCGCCCGAGGCGCGGTCGGTGGCGCGGCTGTTCAGCGAGTACGATCCGCACGTCGCCGTCGACCTGCACACGACGAACGGGACGCGGCACGCTTACCATCTCACCTACTCGCCGCCGCTCCACCCGAACACGCCGGCGGAGATCGACGACTTCCTCCGGGAGGGGCTCTTCCCCCACGTGACGGGGGAGATCCGGGAGCAGTACGGCTGGGAGTACTACTACTACGGGAACGCGTCGACGCGAGGAGGGGACGCGCCCGGCTGGTACACCTTCGACCACCGTCCGCGCTTCAACAACAACTACCTCGGGCTGCGCAACCGGATCGCGATCCTGAGCGAGGCCTACTCCTACGCGACGTTCGAGGAGCGCGTGCTCGCGACGCTCCATTTCGTCGAGGAGATCCTCGATTACGTCCATGAGCACGCGGCCGAGGTCCGGCGCATCGTCGCCGATGCCGATGCCGCCGGCGTGACGGGCGATTCGCTCGCACTGCGCGCCGCTCCCGAGCGATCGGCCGCGCCCGTCGACATCCTGATGGGCGCCACGACCGAGGAAGCGCACCCCCTCACCGGCCGCCCGCTCCTCCTGCGCGCGGACACCCAGTACGTCGAGACGATGTACGAGTACGGGACATTCGCGCCGACGCTGCGGGGGCGCGTGCCCGCGGCCTACCTGATCCCGGCGGATCTGCCGGACGTTCTCACCCGGCTCGCGGCACACGGGATCGCGCTCGAGCCCGCCGGGTCGGCGCCCTTCGATGTGGAGGCGTTCCGCATCGACTCGGTGCGCACCGCCGAGCGGCCGTTCCAGGGACGCAACGAGCAGACGCTGTTCGGCCTCTACGAGACGGACCGGGTTCCGCCGGCCCCCGGGGACATGCTGGCGCGGACCGACCAGCCGCTCGGACGCCTCCTGTTCAGCCTGCTCGAGCCGCAGTCGGACGACGGCTTCGCGAACTGGGGGTTCCTCGCAGACCGGCTGCGCCCCGGCGAGGCGTATCCCATCCTGCGCGTCCCGGGAAACTGAACCGGGGCGTCGATCGTGCAGCCCATCATCGAAAGGACGTAGCGTGCAAACCGTTCAGGGATTCGGCGGGT
Encoded here:
- a CDS encoding oxidoreductase, translated to MRKVMLVTGASAGIGREAAILLAREGHAVYAGARRLDRMQELVAHGIFPIEMDVTEEDDNERAVSRILENEGRIDVLINNAGFGLYGPVEEIPLEDARYQFEVNLFGLAHLTRLVLPHMRAQRSGRIVNVSSVVGKIFVPLGAWYVATKHALEGWSDCLRLETAPFNIPVVLVEPGAIRTEFFDVTRGRLKEYYDDTAYKTQFEPFLRMFEDPKARDRSTEAHVLGEVLVEAATIPRPRRRYVKGHMARPALFIRKWLGDGVYEFLLRRAFR
- a CDS encoding M14 family metallopeptidase; translation: MTARAWRPVAFAAVVAACGGPAPPDGAFLTRAERTAYRETSSYADVVDFMQRAAASDASVHYTTYGYTNEGRALPLAVVGDVEGPDPASVRASGKTVVYLQGNIHAGEVCGKEALQMLLRDLLAGRHGGWRESMVLLIAPIYNADGNERVSLVNRGRQYGPVGGMGQRPNAQGYDLNRDHMKLDSPEARSVARLFSEYDPHVAVDLHTTNGTRHAYHLTYSPPLHPNTPAEIDDFLREGLFPHVTGEIREQYGWEYYYYGNASTRGGDAPGWYTFDHRPRFNNNYLGLRNRIAILSEAYSYATFEERVLATLHFVEEILDYVHEHAAEVRRIVADADAAGVTGDSLALRAAPERSAAPVDILMGATTEEAHPLTGRPLLLRADTQYVETMYEYGTFAPTLRGRVPAAYLIPADLPDVLTRLAAHGIALEPAGSAPFDVEAFRIDSVRTAERPFQGRNEQTLFGLYETDRVPPAPGDMLARTDQPLGRLLFSLLEPQSDDGFANWGFLADRLRPGEAYPILRVPGN